A single genomic interval of Nerophis ophidion isolate RoL-2023_Sa linkage group LG11, RoL_Noph_v1.0, whole genome shotgun sequence harbors:
- the LOC133562198 gene encoding C-type lectin domain family 4 member M-like, which yields MSVTFNSKSEAMKADGWDVMDSDYKSECGKRRSMWWIRVIALFLGLIYLLLLVIIIAMLAQHIRPTHLKDTELPISVVKSDNLTSKCFHLQGKYSALLERNNLLENNLCSLTKEKDNVTGERDTLRNERDILQRERSTLQSESDTLKHQRDTFRTERDTLQNEREAIGKQRDILQRAQETQRNERETLKSERDALKSEKESLQNDRETLQNDKETLKKERDTLEVEKVSLQNERGTLQNERGTLQNERNTLQNEKDVVQSERATLQKERDTLQNERDTLRNEKNTLQNERDIATKERDSLRDERDHLRLVSSNLTQALQFLQSRFDTVAESRDGLKEEAKQLNNNRAEKLCPADWIKFQEKCYYISKIADSRSWQTSRRDCQDRGGDLAIITTKEEQDFVTTNNDRIWIGLSDIDREGKFKWVNGQELDFEGFWQKGEPNDKNGHEDCVEIYRAGGGWNDMPCREKLSWVCED from the exons ATGTCAGTGACATTTAACAGCAAGTCAGAGGCGATGAAAGCAGATGGTTGGGACGTGATGGACTCTGATTATAAATCGGAATGTGGAAAAAGACGATCAA TGTGGTGGATTCGAGTTATAGCTCTGTTTTTGGGGCTGATCTATCTTCTTCTGCTGGTGATCATCATAGCTATGTTGGCCCAAC atatcAGGCCAACACATCTTAAAGACACCGAACTGCCCATTAGTGTCGTCAAATCTGACAACCTGACTTCAAAATGCTTCCACCTACAAGGCAAATACAGCGCCCTGCTCGAAAGAAACAACCTGTTAGAGAACAATCTCTGTTCTCTGACTAAGGAGAAAGACAATGTCACAGGGGAGCGGGACACCCTACGAAATGAGCGAGACATTCTCCAAAGAGAGCGAAGCACCCTCCAGAGTGAAAGTGACACCCTCAAACATCAGCGAGACACCTTCAGGACTGAGCGAGACACCCTTCAAAATGAGCGGGAAGCCATCGGGAAGCAGCGCGACATCTTACAGAGAGCACAAGAAACCCAGCGAAACGAGCGAGAAACCCTTAAAAGTGAGCGAGACGCTCTTAAGAGTGAGAAAGAATCCCTCCAAAATGACAGAGAGACCCTCCAAAATGACAAAGAAACCCTCAAAAAGGAGCGAGACACTCTCGAGGTAGAGAAAGTATCCCTCCAAAATGAGAGAGGCACTCTCCAAAATGAGAGAGGCACTCTCCAAAATGAGCGAAACACCCTCCAAAATGAGAAAGACGTCGTCCAAAGCGAACGCGCCACTCTCCAAAAGGAGCGAGACACCCTCCAAAACGAACGAGACACCCTGCGAAATGAGAAAAATACCCTCCAGAACGAGCGAGACATCGCCACGAAAGAGCGCGACTCCCTGAGAGACGAGCGAGACCATCTGAGGCTGGTGTCCAGCAACCTGACCCAAGCGTTGCAGTTCCTGCAGAGTCGATTCGACACTGTGGCAGAAAGTCGCGATGGCTTGAAGGAGGAGGCTAAACAGTTGAATAATAACAGAGCAG AAAAACTTTGTCCAGCTGACTGGATCAAATTCCAGGAGAAATGCTACTACATCTCCAAGATTGCTGACTCTAGGTCGTGGCAAACAAGTCGGAGAGACTGTCAGGACCGAGGAGGAGACCTGGCCATCATCACCACAAAAGAAGAGCAGGATTTTGTCACCACTAATAACGACCGCATCTGGATCGGGCTGTCTGACATAGATAGAGAGGGCAAGTTTAAGTGGGTGAACGGGCAGGAACTGGACTTTGAAGGATTCTGGCAGAAAGGGGAGCCCAATGACAAGAACGGACATGAAGACTGTGTTGAGATTTATCGTGCAGGAGGAGGATGGAACGATATGCCTTGTCGCGAAAAATTGTCCTGGGTTTGTGAAGATTAA